A genome region from Erigeron canadensis isolate Cc75 chromosome 3, C_canadensis_v1, whole genome shotgun sequence includes the following:
- the LOC122592885 gene encoding uroporphyrinogen decarboxylase 1, chloroplastic isoform X2, which produces MGFASLNSGCGCCSLGWKSSSFLQPLSGFNSITPNGIRVGPSNPFRVVSPSASASSSTEPLLVKAARGLPVSRPPAWMMRQAGRYMAVYRKLAEKHPSFRERSETTDLIVEISLQPWEAFHPDGVIIFSDILTPLPAFGVPFDIEEVRGPVIQTPIRSEEGLKALHPINLDQLNFVGDSLKILRQQVDGKAAVLGFVGAPWTIATYIVEGGTTRTYTNIKSMCHTAPHVLQALLSHLTKAIAEYVVYQVKSGAHCVQIFDSWGGQLPPNMWELWSKPYINEIVAIVKKRCPEIPLVLYINGNGGLLEKMKGTGVDVIGLDWTVDMADGRRRLGDDISVQGNVDPAYLFSPLPALTDEIHRVVKCAGPKGHILNLGHGVLVGTPEEAVARFFDVARSFNFDSVEEKSTVTV; this is translated from the exons ATGGGTTTTGCTTCTTTAAACAG TGGGTGTGGTTGTTGCAGTCTTGGATGGAAATCATCAAGTTTTTTACAACCATTATCAGGCTTTAATTCAATTACTCCAAATGGTATCCGGGTCGGACCTTCCAACCCGTTCAGAGTTGTTAGCCCTTCTGCCTCTGCTTCTTCTTCTACTG AACCACTTTTGGTGAAGGCGGCAAGAGGACTTCCAGTAAGTCGACCACCAGCATGGATGATGCGTCAGGCTGGAAGGTATATGGCGGTTTACAGAAAGCTTGCAGAGAAACATCCATCTTTTAGAGAGAGATCTGAAACAACTGATCTCATTGTGGAAATATCATTGCAGCCATGGGAAGCTTTCCATCCTGATGGAGTTATTATATTCTCTGATATTCTTACCCCTCTACCCGCATTTGGTGTTCCCTTTGACATAGAAGAAGTGAGGGGGCCCGTAATTCAAACCCCAATTCGTTCCGAGGAAGGCTTGAAAGCATTGCATCCAATCAACTTGGATCAACTAAACTTTGTTGGTGATTCCCTCAAGATTCTAAGACAGCAG GTTGATGGGAAAGCTGCAGTTTTGGGTTTTGTGGGTGCTCCTTGGACAATAGCCACGTATATCGTAGAAGGTGGTACTACTCgtacatatacaaatataaaaagcaTGTGTCATACAGCACCGCATGTTTTACAGGCTCTTCTATCACATTTAACCAAGGCTATAGCTGAGTACGTGGTATATCAAGTGAAATCGGGAGCACATTGTGTACAAATATTCGATTCTTGGGGTGGACAATTGCCTCCTAATATGTGGGAGCTTTGGTCAAAGCCTTATATAAACGAG atTGTGGCTATTGTAAAGAAGAGGTGTCCAGAGATCCCACTTGTACTTTACATCAATGGAAATGGTGGATTACTTGAAAAGATGAAAGGGACTGGAGTTGATGTGATTGGATTGGATTGGACAGTTGATATGGCTGATGGCAGGCGGAGGCTTGGTGATGACATCAGCGTACAAGGAAACGTTGATCCAGCTTATTTGTTTTCGCCTCTTCCAGCCTTGACTGATGAAATTCATAG GGTTGTGAAGTGTGCTGGACCAAAGGGTCACATTCTGAACCTAGGCCATGGTGTTCTTGTTGGAACCCCCGAGGAAGCCGTGGCTCGGTTCTTTGATGTCGCAAGAAGCTTCAACTTTGATTCTGTTGAGGAAAAATCTACCGTTACAGTTTGA
- the LOC122592885 gene encoding uroporphyrinogen decarboxylase 1, chloroplastic isoform X1 — protein sequence MGFASLNSGCGCCSLGWKSSSFLQPLSGFNSITPNGIRVGPSNPFRVVSPSASASSSTDSEPLLVKAARGLPVSRPPAWMMRQAGRYMAVYRKLAEKHPSFRERSETTDLIVEISLQPWEAFHPDGVIIFSDILTPLPAFGVPFDIEEVRGPVIQTPIRSEEGLKALHPINLDQLNFVGDSLKILRQQVDGKAAVLGFVGAPWTIATYIVEGGTTRTYTNIKSMCHTAPHVLQALLSHLTKAIAEYVVYQVKSGAHCVQIFDSWGGQLPPNMWELWSKPYINEIVAIVKKRCPEIPLVLYINGNGGLLEKMKGTGVDVIGLDWTVDMADGRRRLGDDISVQGNVDPAYLFSPLPALTDEIHRVVKCAGPKGHILNLGHGVLVGTPEEAVARFFDVARSFNFDSVEEKSTVTV from the exons ATGGGTTTTGCTTCTTTAAACAG TGGGTGTGGTTGTTGCAGTCTTGGATGGAAATCATCAAGTTTTTTACAACCATTATCAGGCTTTAATTCAATTACTCCAAATGGTATCCGGGTCGGACCTTCCAACCCGTTCAGAGTTGTTAGCCCTTCTGCCTCTGCTTCTTCTTCTACTG ATTCAGAACCACTTTTGGTGAAGGCGGCAAGAGGACTTCCAGTAAGTCGACCACCAGCATGGATGATGCGTCAGGCTGGAAGGTATATGGCGGTTTACAGAAAGCTTGCAGAGAAACATCCATCTTTTAGAGAGAGATCTGAAACAACTGATCTCATTGTGGAAATATCATTGCAGCCATGGGAAGCTTTCCATCCTGATGGAGTTATTATATTCTCTGATATTCTTACCCCTCTACCCGCATTTGGTGTTCCCTTTGACATAGAAGAAGTGAGGGGGCCCGTAATTCAAACCCCAATTCGTTCCGAGGAAGGCTTGAAAGCATTGCATCCAATCAACTTGGATCAACTAAACTTTGTTGGTGATTCCCTCAAGATTCTAAGACAGCAG GTTGATGGGAAAGCTGCAGTTTTGGGTTTTGTGGGTGCTCCTTGGACAATAGCCACGTATATCGTAGAAGGTGGTACTACTCgtacatatacaaatataaaaagcaTGTGTCATACAGCACCGCATGTTTTACAGGCTCTTCTATCACATTTAACCAAGGCTATAGCTGAGTACGTGGTATATCAAGTGAAATCGGGAGCACATTGTGTACAAATATTCGATTCTTGGGGTGGACAATTGCCTCCTAATATGTGGGAGCTTTGGTCAAAGCCTTATATAAACGAG atTGTGGCTATTGTAAAGAAGAGGTGTCCAGAGATCCCACTTGTACTTTACATCAATGGAAATGGTGGATTACTTGAAAAGATGAAAGGGACTGGAGTTGATGTGATTGGATTGGATTGGACAGTTGATATGGCTGATGGCAGGCGGAGGCTTGGTGATGACATCAGCGTACAAGGAAACGTTGATCCAGCTTATTTGTTTTCGCCTCTTCCAGCCTTGACTGATGAAATTCATAG GGTTGTGAAGTGTGCTGGACCAAAGGGTCACATTCTGAACCTAGGCCATGGTGTTCTTGTTGGAACCCCCGAGGAAGCCGTGGCTCGGTTCTTTGATGTCGCAAGAAGCTTCAACTTTGATTCTGTTGAGGAAAAATCTACCGTTACAGTTTGA